CGTCAGCAAGTTTTTTAAACTCGTTGGTTCTTGCAACAAAATCTGTCTCGCAGTTCAATTCAACCAATACTCCAAGTTGAGCACCTGGGTGTATATATGCCGTTATAATGCCTTGATTTGCCACTCTTCCAAACTTTTTAACTGCTTTTGCAACACCTTTTTCTCTTAAAATTTCAATAGCTTTTTCAATATCGCCATTCGCTTCGGCAAGGGCTTTCTTGCAATCAATAACGCCAGCACTTGTCTTTGCACGTAATTCTTTAATAAGATCTAGACTCATTTTGACACCTCTTCATCAAGTTCTTCTTTAATCTCTTCAGTACTGTCTATATTTTCTTCCTCACTCTTAACTTTTTCCTGCCTTTTTTCTTCCTCTACTCTTCCTTCTTTTCCTTCGATGACTGCATTTGCAATAACCGATGAAAATAATCTAAGAGATCTAATTGCATCATCATTTCCAGGAAGGGAATAATCCATTTCTTCAGGATCTGAATTAGAATCCACAATGCCTATCACTGGGATATGTAATCTCCTTGCCTCCAATATCGCACTACGCTCTTTATGTGTATCTGTCACGAAGATCGCGGCAGGAAGAGAAGTTACATTCTTTACTCCTTCAAAAAGTTTACGTAACTTAGCAAATTCTCTTTCGACACTTACTCTCTCTTTAATAGGTATAGAATCAAGATATCCTTCTGCAATTAATTTTTCAAGTTCATTTAATCTCCTAATGCGGGTTTTAATGGTAGAAAAATTAGTAAGTAAGCCTCCTACCCACCGCTGGTTCACATACATCATACCGCATCTTTCTGCTTCCTCTTTTACAATGTCCTGAGCTGCTTTTTTTGTTCCTACAAAAATTACAGTTTTTCCTTCTTTTGCAAGATTAGAAACAAAATTATTCGCCTCAGCCACCTTCTTAATGGTAATCCTTAGATCAAAAATATGAATTCCATTTCTCTCTGTGTAGATGTACTCTTTCATCTTTGGGTTCCAGCGCTTTGTCTGATGTCCAAAATGTACACCAGCTTCAAGCAGTTCTTTCATTGTTATAATTGCCATTGCTACTACCTCCTATTGTTTTTCCTCCCCTCTTTCTTCTTCTCAGGAACACATTTGTGCACAATCCTGAGAATCCAAAGGGTGCGAATTTATATACTATATTAAAAGAGAATCAGAAAAAATCAAGTCTTTAAAAATTATTCTGCTAACCACATCCCTTATGCAAATCTATTACGACAACCTATTTGCTACACTCTTTATATTGCCTGAAAAAAAGAATTTTTCCCAAATTTTCTAATCTTTTTTACAGGTATTCCTGTTTCCCTTGAAAGTATCTCTATGATTCTTGGGCCACAAAACCCCATTTGATAACGCCCGAATCCTGCTGATGTCCTAATTTTAACACCCTGCACAGTTATTGCTCTTTTTTTCATTTATTGACTTCCATATTTTACCGATTCTTGTTAATATTGCAACTTGTGTTTTAAAAACAGGATGGTATAATTTTTTAAAAAGACAAACGTGAGGAAAAAATGAAAATAATATTTTTTGACGGAGTAAGAGAAATTGGTGGCAATAAAATTATTATTGAAGAAAATGGCACAGCTATACTCTTCGATTTTGGAAAAAGAAACAATGTTTACTTCAATGATTCACTTGTTGGAAGAAACTGGAAAGAAATCCATGATCGCATTGCAACAAAAGAACTTCCGCCATTACGGAACTTCTATAAAAAATGGCCTATATCATCAAAAAACTCAATTGATATCGATATAAAAGCAGTATTTTTTTCACACGCTCATCTTGATCACATTGGACTCATTGAT
The sequence above is a segment of the Caldisericota bacterium genome. Coding sequences within it:
- the rpsB gene encoding 30S ribosomal protein S2 gives rise to the protein MAIITMKELLEAGVHFGHQTKRWNPKMKEYIYTERNGIHIFDLRITIKKVAEANNFVSNLAKEGKTVIFVGTKKAAQDIVKEEAERCGMMYVNQRWVGGLLTNFSTIKTRIRRLNELEKLIAEGYLDSIPIKERVSVEREFAKLRKLFEGVKNVTSLPAAIFVTDTHKERSAILEARRLHIPVIGIVDSNSDPEEMDYSLPGNDDAIRSLRLFSSVIANAVIEGKEGRVEEEKRQEKVKSEEENIDSTEEIKEELDEEVSK